The DNA sequence AAGATACCTGTAAGCATCGGAATCTCCCGATACGAGCCTGCCAATAAAAGGGACAACCCTTCTGAAATAGAAGAGATACAGGTGGCGGAACAGGGGCAGGCGGGGTACGGAAAATTCGAGAATAGCAACCGTGCCGCCGGGACGAACTACCCGGAACATCTCTGAAAGACCTTTGGCGGGATTTCCGAAGTTGCGTACTCCGAACGCTACCATAACAGCATCAAAAGCATCAGCATCAAACGGTAATTTCTCTGCATCCGCAATAACACATTGAATTCTGTCCTGATAGCCTTTCCTTTGTATTTTGCTTGTGGCAATGCGAAGCATCCCTTCTGAAATATCCGTTGCAACAATCCGTGCCTTTAGCATTTCCGCAGCGAGTAATGAAAGATCGCCGGTACCTGCAGCAACATCAAGAATTTTTTCTGCTTTCCTGATTCCGGGCAGTCTGACCAGCTTTTTTCTCCAGCAACGGTCGGTATTGAAAGACAGTAAATGATTCAGCAAGTCATACCTTCGGGCTATGCGGTCAAACATGATGGTAACCTGCTCTTTTTTGTCTGACGACAATTCAGAATAGGGCCTGATTTCTTTTATACTCTCCATGGCTCCATTAACAGAACGGCAAAATTAGACTGTTTTTTCTCATTTACCTTTCCTGTGGAATTGTATTTTATATATTTGAGGACTTTTAAATGAACCACTATGATTGCAGTCATAACAGGTGCCACTTCAGGAATAGGCAAAGCCATTGCCTTTCAGCTGGCCGGACAGGGATACGATCTCATTCTCACCGGACGAAGGAAAAAACTGCTGGATGAAATAAGCCAAACCCTTGCTTCTGAATTTGGGATCAGGGTTCTTCCCCTGTGTTTCGACATCAGGAAAAGGGAAGAGACAGAAAAGTACCTTGGACATCTGCCGCCGGAATGGCAGGACGTTGATGTACTTATAAACAACGCCGGGCTGGCCGCGGGATTTCATCCCATTCATGAGGGAGACATAGCCGACTGGGAACAGATGATCGACACCAACATCAAAGGCCTTTTATATGCAACCCGTTTCATTGCGCCGCTTATGACAGCACGACGCGCCGGACACATTGTCAATATCAGCTCCATTGCGGGCAAGGAAGTATATCCCAACGGAAATGTTTACTGCGCCACCAAGCATGCTGTTGAAGGATTAACCAGGGGAATGCGAATTGACCTCCTTCCTTACGGTATAAAGGTAACCTCGGTCAGCCCGGGAGCAGTTGAAACGGAATTTTCGCTGGTCCGGTTCAAAGGCGATGAAAAGAGGGCAAAGGAAGTATATAAAGGATATCAGCCGCTGAAAGCTGAAGATGTTGCTGAGGCAGTATGGTTTGCCTTAAGCCGCCCGCCGCATGTAAACATTAACGATATATTGATTATGCCTGCAGCTCAGGCAAATGCAGTTTTTTTTGACAGGAAATAAACCGTAGAAGCATGGCAACAGCATCCTATCTTCGCCTGTTTACCGCCAGGGCATTTGAGTCAATGGGAGTTCCACCCGACGATGCAGCCCTTGTTGCTGATGTTTTTGTCAGGGCGGAAGAACGTGGCATCCCTTCCCACGGTATGCTGCGATTGAAAGATTATTATCTGCTCTGGAAAGAAAAGCGGATTAAAGCAGATCCGCACATCCGTATTGTCCATGAATCTCCATCTACTGCGGTTATTGATGCGGATAGGGCCATTGGAATGGTTGCTGCGGCGCGGTCCATGCGGCTGGCCATTGAAAAGGCAAATTCGTGCGGAACCGGATGGGTAGCTACCCGCAATTCAAATCATTTCGGCATTGCAGGATATTATGCCATGATGGCTCTTCCTCATGACATGATCGGTATTACCCTTTGTAATGCCAATCCTTTGGTCGCACCGACCTTTTCAGTGAGCCGCCTGCTGGGAACCAATCCGATTGCTGTTGCTATACCGGCAGGGAAATATCCGGCATTTGTAGCTGACTTTGCCACAACCCCCATTGCCCGGGGTAAACTTGCCATTGCGGCTAAAAAAGAAGAAAAAGTTCCTCTGGGATATGTTCAGGATGCCCTTGGGTATCCTTCGGATGACCCCGATATTCTCAGGCGCGGAGGAGCAATGCTTCCCCTGGGAAGTGACAGGATACATGGAAGCCACAAAGGCTATTGCCTCAGTGCCCTGGTTGATATCTTTTCCTCTCTGCTGTCAGGAGCCAATTTTGGGCCTTTCGTTCCCCCGTCCATTGCTTATCTGCCGCTGCCTCAGAATCAGCCGGGACTCGGTACCGGCCACTTTTTCGGAGCCATGCGCATTGATGCCTTCCGCCCTGCCGAGGAATTCAAAGCAATGATGGACCTGTGGATTGAAACCTTCAAAAAGGCAAAACCCGCTGAAGGACAGGAAAGAGTTTATATTCCGGGGGAAATTGAACGAGAAGCGGAAGAAAAAGCCGCCCGCGAAGGAATTACCATCCTCCCGGCAGTGATCAACGACGTGAAAGAAGTAGCTTCCGCCCTTGGCATTGAATTCAATCCTGACTGAGATTCACTGAATACCCCGTACTAACCTTCATTGTTCATAAATCCCTTGTCTTGAATCAGCTCAAGAAACTCCCTGGAAAAGAAGCGGTTGTCTTTTGCCGTATAACGGACATCGGTAAAAACCTGAGCCAGAGTTTTCTTTTTATTCTCCTCCACAAATTTCCTGCTGGCCGGCAGATTTTCCTTCTCCCTGTATAAATTATCAATATCAGCCGGTGAATAGTCATGATACACTTCGTTATGAACGACCGCTTCCAGCGGTAAACGATCGGTCAGCGGCGGATCTTCGGCCGGAGTTCCCATTACCATAGCTGCCACAGGAACCACCAAACCGGGGAGTTGCAATATCTCGCTGAACTTCTTCGCCATATAGGTAACCGTACCAAGGTAACAGATTCCCAGTCCATGCGCTTCAGCAGCCAGTGCTACATTTTCCGAAACAAGCAAGGCATCGATTGCGGCTGTGAAAAAGGAAAGAAAATTGTCATAACCCGGTTCAGCATCCCGGTACAGGCACCATTTGGAAAAACGGTTAAAATCAGCACAGAATGTTATGTGAACCGGAGCTTCCAGAACCATATTCTGTTTGAAATGTGCTTCCCATAGTTTCTGCCTGAGCCCCGGATCAGTAGTAACAATCATGCTGTAAACCTGCATGTTGCCTGTTGTGGATGCACGCGTTCCGGCCTCCAGAATCTGACTGAGGACATCAGGCGGAACCGGATCAGGTCTGTATCTGCGAATGGAACGATGCTGAAGAATTGTTTCTTTCATATCTGTTCAATTTTACTAAATACCCTTAATGATACCAGCTGGACGGTGACAAAGTTTATCGCGCCAGTGTGGCAAAGCTATAAAATTAAAGTTGTATTGAAGGTTTTTGTTTTTCCCGATCTGGTAGTAAAAAAAAGACCATTTTCCCGGTCGCAGGAATTTTTCTTCAATGCGTTTGAGCCTTTCTGATTATCAATCAAGCAGTTATTCTTTTGTTATTTTTTTTGTTATACAATTTAGTTTTATCTGATAAAATACTATATTTACAGAGTTATTTTAAACAAAATTGTCGATTTTGCTATGAAACGGCTGGTAATCCTGGGGTTTATTGTACTGGTAACCCTGCTTACTGTTTGTTCATGCAATGAGCATGTGTGTCCTGCTTACGCGGATACGGCTACTGAACAATCATGTCAGGCTAACACATGAAAAACAATGCATATGAAACCCACATGTTTTACAAACACAATCACAGCGGTAATAAAATGCCGAACATGTGGGTTCCATCATACCATTAAAAATTAATTTGATTATGATGAAAACAAAAATTATTCGTTTGGTATCGGTGGTTTTACTTTGTCTGTTTGTTGGGGGGACTGTACTTACAAGCTGCAGTGAAAAAGCCTGCCCCGCTTACTCAGATACCCAGCCGGTTAAACGATAAGAGAATTTATTACCTGCAAAAAATGCAGGTTATTACGGCTGATCACAGAGCAGAGAAATCTGCTCTTTATGTTTATTGGTAATAAATTTTCCCCCGGATTTTGTTTAATGGTCTGTCGCTACCTAAAAAAGGAAACCATGCAAACATTCTTTCGTTCGTCAGTATTGCGGTTTCTTACGATGGTCATTGCGTGGCTGTTTTCCACTCATTTTGCCTCAGGCCAGGGTGAAATTGATACCCAGAAAAAGATTTTTTACCGTGATGAGAGTTCTCTCGGAATACTGCTTAATTCAAACGGTTTTGGAGTAAGTTACCGTTACGGTTGGTGGCTGGACGCAAGGAACAAAAAACTATGGGAAGGTGATTTTGTAACCCTTAAGCATCCCAAGGAAGTAAGGTATCCGTTTCTTTATCCCAATTCCCGGTCGTTTATCTATGGCAAACTGAACACGGTTTTTAATTTCCGGGTAATGCGCGGACACCAGTACGAAATGTACCGTAAAGTGGACAAGGGCGGAATATCGGTTAAATACTACTATAGTGCGGGATTGTCAGCTGCAGTCTACAAACCGATCTATTATGACATTTACATTATGCCGGTTGGCGATTTTTACCGGATTGAATCACGAAAGTTTGATCCTTCCTATCACCCGGCTCAGTATGCTGGGCGTTCATCCTTTTTCAAAGGGTTTAATGAAATAAAAGCACTGCCGGGTATTTCCGGGCGATTTGGGGTAAGTTTCGAT is a window from the Bacteroidales bacterium genome containing:
- a CDS encoding Ldh family oxidoreductase, with amino-acid sequence MATASYLRLFTARAFESMGVPPDDAALVADVFVRAEERGIPSHGMLRLKDYYLLWKEKRIKADPHIRIVHESPSTAVIDADRAIGMVAAARSMRLAIEKANSCGTGWVATRNSNHFGIAGYYAMMALPHDMIGITLCNANPLVAPTFSVSRLLGTNPIAVAIPAGKYPAFVADFATTPIARGKLAIAAKKEEKVPLGYVQDALGYPSDDPDILRRGGAMLPLGSDRIHGSHKGYCLSALVDIFSSLLSGANFGPFVPPSIAYLPLPQNQPGLGTGHFFGAMRIDAFRPAEEFKAMMDLWIETFKKAKPAEGQERVYIPGEIEREAEEKAAREGITILPAVINDVKEVASALGIEFNPD
- a CDS encoding NADPH-dependent oxidoreductase; amino-acid sequence: MKETILQHRSIRRYRPDPVPPDVLSQILEAGTRASTTGNMQVYSMIVTTDPGLRQKLWEAHFKQNMVLEAPVHITFCADFNRFSKWCLYRDAEPGYDNFLSFFTAAIDALLVSENVALAAEAHGLGICYLGTVTYMAKKFSEILQLPGLVVPVAAMVMGTPAEDPPLTDRLPLEAVVHNEVYHDYSPADIDNLYREKENLPASRKFVEENKKKTLAQVFTDVRYTAKDNRFFSREFLELIQDKGFMNNEG
- a CDS encoding SDR family oxidoreductase, which encodes MIAVITGATSGIGKAIAFQLAGQGYDLILTGRRKKLLDEISQTLASEFGIRVLPLCFDIRKREETEKYLGHLPPEWQDVDVLINNAGLAAGFHPIHEGDIADWEQMIDTNIKGLLYATRFIAPLMTARRAGHIVNISSIAGKEVYPNGNVYCATKHAVEGLTRGMRIDLLPYGIKVTSVSPGAVETEFSLVRFKGDEKRAKEVYKGYQPLKAEDVAEAVWFALSRPPHVNINDILIMPAAQANAVFFDRK
- the ubiE gene encoding bifunctional demethylmenaquinone methyltransferase/2-methoxy-6-polyprenyl-1,4-benzoquinol methylase UbiE, giving the protein MESIKEIRPYSELSSDKKEQVTIMFDRIARRYDLLNHLLSFNTDRCWRKKLVRLPGIRKAEKILDVAAGTGDLSLLAAEMLKARIVATDISEGMLRIATSKIQRKGYQDRIQCVIADAEKLPFDADAFDAVMVAFGVRNFGNPAKGLSEMFRVVRPGGTVAILEFSVPRLPLFRHLYLFYFRRVVPFIGRLVSGDSDAYRYLNRSAEAFPQGEHFCRMLRGAGFAVADSFPVTLGVARIYTGVKPGHVKIG